A single Lactuca sativa cultivar Salinas chromosome 8, Lsat_Salinas_v11, whole genome shotgun sequence DNA region contains:
- the LOC111883203 gene encoding uncharacterized protein LOC111883203, translating to MGCCLTTTAATAAAAAAHDSKTSSKRRDAPPSLPFEEETVKEVLSEIPVASKKPSPLISSSPTKITADYQQIPHPEHDFKSKNAVVQLTKNPIEENASEISSEMYTYSASFSAATTTTTIGTGTIDEDGEVTQKVKKLPPAKMVSRRQPTNYSGERATRKERAIRPPARRSAVPSTDKKPHFPSRNVTTAQRHGNVVPSSVIRREPPARRSRSPALRGEAGKLTKVRERSPVQKSGNRVPVTMTENNGNVKLKKIKGGGDGGGVPEPEEPGTCESLENPRVSLECFIFL from the coding sequence ATGGGTTGCTGTTTAACCACCACTGCCGCCACCGCCGCCGCCGCTGCCGCACACGACTCCAAAACCAGCTCAAAACGCCGTGATGCTCCTCCATCGTTGCCATTTGAAGAAGAAACAGTGAAAGAAGTCCTCTCAGAAATTCCAGTCGCCTCCAAAAAACCATCGCCGTTGATCAGTTCCTCCCCAACAAAAATCACCGCCGACTACCAACAGATTCCTCATCCCGAACACGATTTTAAGTCTAAAAACGCTGTCGTTCAGTTGACCAAGAACCCAATTGAAGAAAATGCTTCTGAGATCTCGTCGGAGATGTATACTTACAGTGCGAGCTTTTCCGCTGCAACGACGACGACGACGATCGGAACCGGAACAATCGATGAAGATGGAGAAGTTACCCAGAAAGTAAAAAAGCTTCCACCTGCCAAGATGGTGTCGAGAAGACAGCCGACGAACTATTCCGGCGAACGCGCCACTAGGAAAGAAAGAGCCATTAGGCCTCCGGCTAGAAGATCAGCCGTTCCATCCACGGATAAAAAACCCCACTTTCCGTCCAGAAATGTAACCACTGCACAACGCCACGGAAACGTGGTACCATCCAGTGTCATCCGACGTGAACCTCCAGCTCGGAGATCGAGATCGCCGGCGTTGCGGGGGGAAGCAGGAAAACTTACGAAAGTTAGGGAGAGAAGTCCTGTTCAGAAGTCCGGCAACCGGGTACCGGTGACCATGACTGAGAATAATGGAAATGTTAAGTTAAAGAAGATTAAAGGCGGTGGCGATGGCGGTGGCGTGCCGGAGCCGGAGGAGCCGGGGACATGTGAATCGCTGGAGAATCC